In Setaria viridis chromosome 5, Setaria_viridis_v4.0, whole genome shotgun sequence, the genomic stretch GAGAATCTTAAGGTTCTCCACTTCCACAACAACATGACTGGAGATGAAGGTGCTGTCTATGTTGCTGAGATGGTTAAGCGGTCTCCAAATCTTGAGAGTTTCAGGTGCTCAGCAACTAGGATAGGATCTGATGGTAGTGTTGCTTTGTCTGAGGCATTAGGGACATGCACACATCTGAAGAAACTGGATCTCAGGGATAACTTGTTTGGTGTTGATGCAGGGATTGCTCTCAGCAAAACCCTTTCAAAGCTTCCTGATCTTGTTGAGCTTTACCTCAGCGACCTCAATCTTGAGAATAAGGGTACAGTAGCAATTGCCAATGCCCTCAAACAGTCAGCACCTCAGTTGGAAGTCCTTGAATTGGCTGGAAATGAAATAAATGCAAAAGCAGCCCCAGCTTTAGCAGAATGCTTAACAGCCATGCAGTCACTCAAGAAGCTGATCTTGGCTGAGAATGAACTCAAGGATGATGGTGCTGTGATCATTGCAAAATCATTGGAAGTTGGCCACGCAGATCTGAAGGAGCTTGATGTAAGCACGAACATGTTTCAGAGGGTTGGGGCACGCTGCTTTGCACGGGCAGTTGCAAATAAACCTGGATTTATGCAACTGAACATCAACGGTAACTTCATCTCCGATGAAGGGATTGATGAGGTGAAAGACATTTTGAAGGCTGGTAAGAATTCGCTGGATGTCCTGGGCTCACTAGATGAGAACGATCCTGAGGGGGAGCCTGATGAtggtgatgaggaagatgatgaagatgccaaggatgatgacgatgaggatgGGCTGAATTCGAAGCTGCAGAATGTACAGGTGGAGCAGGAGGATTAACCATGCTTAGGTTAACTGGCTCTAGCTCTTGATC encodes the following:
- the LOC117857674 gene encoding RAN GTPase-activating protein 2 produces the protein MDAAAQDFQPRTFSIKLWPPSESTRLMLVERMTKNLSTESIFSRKYGLLGKEEAHENAKRIEQLCFASADEHFKKEPDGDGSSAVQLYAKETSKMMLEVLKKGPRTTAEPEAPVADTLEPGDTVLDISGSKRAFIEADEAKELLSPLTKPGNSYNRICFSNRSFGLDAANVAGPILESVKNQLTEVDISDFVAGRPEDEALDVMRIFSKALEGSVLRYLNISDNALGEKGVRAFSELLKSQENLEEFYVMNDGISEDAAKALSELIPSTENLKVLHFHNNMTGDEGAVYVAEMVKRSPNLESFRCSATRIGSDGSVALSEALGTCTHLKKLDLRDNLFGVDAGIALSKTLSKLPDLVELYLSDLNLENKGTVAIANALKQSAPQLEVLELAGNEINAKAAPALAECLTAMQSLKKLILAENELKDDGAVIIAKSLEVGHADLKELDVSTNMFQRVGARCFARAVANKPGFMQLNINGNFISDEGIDEVKDILKAGKNSLDVLGSLDENDPEGEPDDGDEEDDEDAKDDDDEDGLNSKLQNVQVEQED